Genomic DNA from Mycolicibacterium helvum:
TGTTCGCCAACCCGTCGCTGTCGATCGGCGCCGCCGTGGTCACCATCAACTTCTTCGCACTCTTCGGTGCACTGTTCTTCATGACGCTGTACCTGCAGAACCTGCAGGGCTGGAGCCCGGTGGAAACCGGCGTCCGGACTCTGCCCCTCAGCGCGGCGATGATGGTCATGGCCCCGCTGTCCGGTGTCATCACCGAGCGGTTCGGCCCGCGACCGGCGATGGTGGCCGGCCTGCTCGGTGTCGCCGGCGGCCTGGCACTCCTCAGCGGACTGCAGGCCGATTCCGGCTACGGCGCGATCTGGCCGGCCTTCGCACTGCTGGGCACCGGCGTCGGCCTGGTGCTGACCGCGAGCTCGGACGCCATCGTCGGCAACGCGCCGGTCGACGACGCCGGAGTGGCCGGGGGTATCCAGAGCACGTCCGTTCAGCTGGGCGCCGTGCTGGGCACGACGATCCTCGGCTCGGTGCTGTCCAGCAAGGTCGGCTCGACCCTGGTCGACAAGCTGACCGCCGCGGGCACCCCGGCCCCGGTAGCCGAAAAGTTGTCCCCGGCAAAGGAATTGGTCTCGAAAGGGTTGGCTCCGTCAATCCCCGGTGCGCCACCCCAGCTGACGGCCGCGATCGCCGGCGGTAGTCACGAGGCGTTCATGGCCGGCCTGCAGCTGTCGATGTGGGTTGGGGCCGCCGCCGCGGCCGTCGGCGCGGTGCTGGCGCTATTTGTCCGGGGCGGCGGAGCTGTGGCCGCGGCTCGATAGATTCGGGAGATGCCGAGCCTCATCGTTTCGCCGTGATCACCCAGCCCATTGCGGCCGGCCTCTTCCGCGGACTGGCCGAGCTGGAACGGACCGAACGGGGTTGGCTTGCACACCGACTGCCACACCGCGCGCGCGAGCAGTGTGCCGACTCCCAACTGGCGGCCGCAGAAGCGCAACCGTCCGGCGTTCGTCTGGCATTCCGCACTCGCTCGACGGTGGTCGAGGTGGACCTGCTGCGAACCCGGACGGTGCTGACGGGTGTGCCTGAACGCCCGGACGGCACGGTCGACCTGCTCATCAATGGCACGCTCGCCCGCCAGGCGCCGACGAGTGGCGGAGACACCGTGCTGGTCGATCCGGCCTCCGGGCTCACCACCGTCGAGCAAGGCTCGGCCGCGACCGTCCGGTTCGCCGGGTTGAACGCACAGGAGAAGGACGTCGAGATCTGGTTGCCGCACTACGAGCGAACCGAGGTCGTCGCGCTGCGCACGGACGCTCCCGTCGCGCTGTCACCGACCGGACGCCGACCGGTCTGGCTGCACCACGGAAGTTCGATCAGCCAGGGTTCCAATGCCGCCAGCCCGAGCACCACCTGGCCGGCGGTGGCGGCCAGGCTCGGCGGGGTCGAGGTGATCAACCTCGGACTGGCCGGCAGCGCCATGCTCGACCCGTTCACCGCACGCGCCATGCGGGACACTCCCGCCGACGTCATCAGCATCAAGATCGGGATCAACCTGGTCAACGCCGACGTCATGCGGCTGCGGGCCTTCGAACCCGCCGTCCACGGGTTCTTGGACACCATCCGGGACGGCCACGCGGGAGTGCCATTGCTCGTGGTGGGGCCGCTATACTGCCCGATCCACGAGCACACGCCGGGGCCGGGTGCCTTCGATCCGGCTGCGCTCGCCGCGGGGCAGGTCAGATTCCTGGCCACCGGCGACCCGGCTGAGATCGGTCGAGGCACGTTGACGCTTTCCGTCATCCGGGAGCGCCTCGCCCACATCGTGCGGGACCGCGCTGCCAACGACCCCCACCTGGACTACCTCGACGGTCACGACCTCTACGGTCCGCACGACAGTGCCGAACACCCGCTTCCCGACAACCTTCACCCCGACGCGGCCACCCACCAGGTGATCGGCGAGCGCTTCGCCCACCGCGCGTTCTCCGCACTCTGACCGCGGTCCCGCTAGGTGATGTTCCGCCACAGGCGAAGTCGGGCGCCGTGGCAGACTCGATCGCGTTCTGGAGTCTGGGCACGCAGAGGAGCGCCAATGAGCAGCGACGTCAGCTTCGACCTTTCGTCGGTGTTCCGTACCGTCGCCCAGACCCTGCCGGATCGTGAGGCGCTAATCTGGCGGGACAGTCGCTGGACGTATGCGCAGCTGGACGCCCGCATCGACGGCGTCGCGCACTACCTCGCCAGCCGGGGACTGGGCTGCCATACCGAACGCGATCAGCTGGCCCCGCACCAGTCCGGCCAGGACCACCTCGGGTTGTACCTGCGCAATGGCAACCAGTACCTGGAGGCCATGATCGCCGGCTACCGGGCCCGAGTGGCGCCGTTCAACGTCAACTACCGCTACGTCGAGGAAGAACTCCTCTATCTGCTCACCGACTCTCACGCCAAGGCCCTCGTCTACGGCGCCGAGTTCGCCCCGCATGTCGCGTCCATTCGCGACCGGCTGCCCGAACTGCAGGTGCTGATCCAGGTCGCCGACTCCTCCGGTAACGACCTGCTGCCCGGCGCGGTGGACTATGAGTCGATCGTCACCACCCCGGCTCCGTCCGGCGGCATGCCCACCCCGAGCGGCGACGACCTCTACATCCTTTACACCGGCGGCACTACCGGCATGCCGAAGGGCGTGCTGTGGCGTCAGCACGACATCTTCATGTCCGCGATGGGCGGCCGCCCGTTCGGGTCCGACACGTCGCTGGCGTCCTACGAGGAACTCGCCGAGCAGGCCCGTACCAACGCCGGCTTCCGGTCGATCCTGATGATCCCGCCACTGATGCACGGCGCGGCGCAATGGGCCGCCTTCAACATGTTCAGCACCGGCGGGTGGATGGTGTTGCCCGACGACGTCGATCGCATGAACGCCCCTGCGGTGATGAAACTCGCCGAACGTGAACGGGTACTGAGCATTCCGGTCGTCGGCGACGCGATCGCCCGGCCACTGCTCGACGAGATCGAGACCGGCACGTACGACCTGTCCGGCTTGCTGACCATCACGAACGGCGGAGCGCCGCTGTCACCGACGGTACGTGAGCGGCTACTGGCCGCGTTGCCCAACCTGATGGTGCTCGATGCGGTCGGCGCTTCGGAGACCGGGATGCAGATGACCACCATGGCGGCCAAGGGCGTCGAGCAGAAGGCGGCCACCTTCACTCCCCAGCACGACACCGCCATCATCTCGGCGGACTTGCGCACCGTATTGCAACCCGGCGACGGCGAGGGCTGGCTGGCCCGGCGGGCATACGTGCCGCTGGGCTATCTGGGCGACGCCGAGAAGTCGGCACGCACCTTCCCCACCATCAACGGCGTCCGTTGGTCGGTGCCCGGCGACAAGGCCCGCTTCCTTGCCGATGGCCAAATCGAGCTGCTGGGCCGCGATTCGGTGACCATCAACTCCGGTGGGGAGAAGATCTTCGCCGAAGAGGTCGAGCGCGCGGTCGCCAGCCATCCGGCGGTGTACGACGTCGTTGTGGCCGGGCGGCCGTCGGAACGATGGGGC
This window encodes:
- a CDS encoding GDSL-type esterase/lipase family protein, with the translated sequence MITQPIAAGLFRGLAELERTERGWLAHRLPHRAREQCADSQLAAAEAQPSGVRLAFRTRSTVVEVDLLRTRTVLTGVPERPDGTVDLLINGTLARQAPTSGGDTVLVDPASGLTTVEQGSAATVRFAGLNAQEKDVEIWLPHYERTEVVALRTDAPVALSPTGRRPVWLHHGSSISQGSNAASPSTTWPAVAARLGGVEVINLGLAGSAMLDPFTARAMRDTPADVISIKIGINLVNADVMRLRAFEPAVHGFLDTIRDGHAGVPLLVVGPLYCPIHEHTPGPGAFDPAALAAGQVRFLATGDPAEIGRGTLTLSVIRERLAHIVRDRAANDPHLDYLDGHDLYGPHDSAEHPLPDNLHPDAATHQVIGERFAHRAFSAL
- a CDS encoding acyl-CoA synthetase, which codes for MSSDVSFDLSSVFRTVAQTLPDREALIWRDSRWTYAQLDARIDGVAHYLASRGLGCHTERDQLAPHQSGQDHLGLYLRNGNQYLEAMIAGYRARVAPFNVNYRYVEEELLYLLTDSHAKALVYGAEFAPHVASIRDRLPELQVLIQVADSSGNDLLPGAVDYESIVTTPAPSGGMPTPSGDDLYILYTGGTTGMPKGVLWRQHDIFMSAMGGRPFGSDTSLASYEELAEQARTNAGFRSILMIPPLMHGAAQWAAFNMFSTGGWMVLPDDVDRMNAPAVMKLAERERVLSIPVVGDAIARPLLDEIETGTYDLSGLLTITNGGAPLSPTVRERLLAALPNLMVLDAVGASETGMQMTTMAAKGVEQKAATFTPQHDTAIISADLRTVLQPGDGEGWLARRAYVPLGYLGDAEKSARTFPTINGVRWSVPGDKARFLADGQIELLGRDSVTINSGGEKIFAEEVERAVASHPAVYDVVVAGRPSERWGSEVVAIVQLAEGCSATDDELTDACRAHIAQYKLPKAFIRTEKVLRSPAGKADYRWAKELAVESLAAQG